Proteins encoded in a region of the Enoplosus armatus isolate fEnoArm2 chromosome 16, fEnoArm2.hap1, whole genome shotgun sequence genome:
- the snapin gene encoding SNARE-associated protein Snapin has protein sequence MAAAALVETSSGKDAIAEGLLDLLRPAIQQLDLHVHSVRESQVELREHIDNLATELCRINEHQKVALDLDPYVKKLLNARRRVVLVNNILQNAQERLRRLNHNVAKETARRKTMLEASGVFTSRSPSKP, from the exons ATGGCCGCAGCGGCTCTGGTAGAGACTTCCTCGGGCAAAGACGCTATCGCCGAGGGTCTGCTCGACCTCCTGAGACCAGCTATCCAGCAGCTCGACTTGCATGTACACTCGGTCAG AGAAAGCCAGGTAGAGTTAAGAGAACATATAGACAATCTGGCCACAG AGTTATGCAGGATAAATGAACATCAGAAGGTGGCTCTAGACCTGGACCCCTATGTAAAGAAGCTGCTGAATGCAAGACGTAGAGTAGTGCTAGTAAACAACATACTGCAGAATGCTCAG GAACGTCTGAGGCGACTCAACCACAATGTGGCCAAGGAGACTGCAAGGAGAAAGACCATGCTGGAGGCTTCAGGAGTGTTCACCTCCCGCTCCCCCAGTAAACCCTGA
- the LOC139298802 gene encoding thioredoxin-interacting protein-like isoform X2, with the protein MVAMARRVKTFQIIFTDPSKTFYCGGDKMSGRVEVEVSEVTRVSAVKVVGLGCAKVEYAKGKQRCRQEAEYLRHEEVLRLDDQPTDSDGSVVLRPGNKYEYTFGFELPQHGQLVSSYKGKFGFVQYYVKALLVRPQQAVLECKKPFEVEEPLDVNTPDLLSPTGGMKEKKVTCMFIPDGQVSLNAKIDRRGFCEGEDICINAKFENTCSRIVVPKAAIISKHTYQANGRTKVFRQKLSSVRGNHIISGMCDAWQGKTIRVPKIKPSMLGCNIIRVEYALMIYIHIPGSEKLILELPLVIGTAGLGSRSNSVSSQEGSVSNASQSWVSLRMPSEPPSYCDVTRDCRLDQPLTPLLDDFDGDDSPIFMNAPAFQFPPPPAYTEVGEEYNGNARMLPVC; encoded by the exons ATGGTGGCCATGGCGAGAAGAGTGAAAACCTTCCAAATTATCTTTACGGACCCCAGCAAGACTTTTTACTGCGGCGGGGACAAGATGTCCGGCCGGGTGGAAGTGGAAGTGAGCGAGGTGACGCGTGTGTCCGCGGTGAAGGTGGTGGGTTTGGGCTGCGCCAAGGTGGAGTACGCGAAGGGCAAGCAGCGCTGCCGCCAGGAGGCCGAGTACCTCCGACACGAAGAGGTGCTGCGGCTGGACGACCAGCCCACAG aCTCTGATGGATCGGTCGTCTTGAGGCCTGGCAACAAATACGAGTACACCTTCGGGTTCGAGCTCCCCCAGCACGG GCAGCTGGTGTCGTCATACAAGGGGAAGTTTGGCTTTGTCCAGTACTACGTGAAGGCCCTGCTGGTGAGGCCACAGCAGGCCGTCCTCGAGTGCAAGAAACCCTTTGAGGTAGAGGAGCCTCTGGATGTCAACACCCCGGACCTGTTG TCTCCCACAGGTGgcatgaaggagaagaaagtcACCTGCATGTTCATCCCCGACGGCCAGGTGTCGCTGAACGCGAAAATCGACCGCCGCGGCTTCTGCGAAGGCGAGGACATCTGCATCAACGCCAAGTTCGAGAACACCTGCTCGCGCATCGTGGTGCCGAAGGCCGCCATCATCTCCAAACACACCTACCAGGCCAACGGCCGCACCAAGGTCTTCCGCCAGAAGCTGTCCTCGGTGCGCGGAAACCACATCATCTCCGGCATGTGTGACGCCTGGCAGGGAAAGACCATCAGGGTGCCGAAGATCAAACCGTCCATGCTGGGCTGCAACATCATCCGCGTGGAGTACGCTCTGATG ATTTACATCCACATCCCTGGCAGCGAGAAGCTGATCCTGGAGCTGCCCCTGGTCATCGGGACCGCCGGCTTGGGCAGCCGCAGCAACAGCGTGAGCAGCCAGGAGGGCTCGGTGAGCAACGCCTCCCAGAGCTGGGTGTCCCTCAGGATGCCCTCCGAGCCTCCCAGCTACTGCGACGTCACCCGCGACTGCCGCCTGGACCAGCCCCTCACGCCGCTGCTGGACGACTTTGACGGCGACGACAGCCCCATCTTCATGAACGCCCCAGCCTTCCAGTTCCCTCCACCTCCGGCGTACACGGAGGTAGGT GAGGAGTACAATGGCAATGCTCGCATGCTGCCGGTCTGCTGA
- the LOC139298802 gene encoding thioredoxin-interacting protein-like isoform X1, protein MVAMARRVKTFQIIFTDPSKTFYCGGDKMSGRVEVEVSEVTRVSAVKVVGLGCAKVEYAKGKQRCRQEAEYLRHEEVLRLDDQPTDSDGSVVLRPGNKYEYTFGFELPQHGQLVSSYKGKFGFVQYYVKALLVRPQQAVLECKKPFEVEEPLDVNTPDLLSPTGGMKEKKVTCMFIPDGQVSLNAKIDRRGFCEGEDICINAKFENTCSRIVVPKAAIISKHTYQANGRTKVFRQKLSSVRGNHIISGMCDAWQGKTIRVPKIKPSMLGCNIIRVEYALMIYIHIPGSEKLILELPLVIGTAGLGSRSNSVSSQEGSVSNASQSWVSLRMPSEPPSYCDVTRDCRLDQPLTPLLDDFDGDDSPIFMNAPAFQFPPPPAYTEAEEEYNGNARMLPVC, encoded by the exons ATGGTGGCCATGGCGAGAAGAGTGAAAACCTTCCAAATTATCTTTACGGACCCCAGCAAGACTTTTTACTGCGGCGGGGACAAGATGTCCGGCCGGGTGGAAGTGGAAGTGAGCGAGGTGACGCGTGTGTCCGCGGTGAAGGTGGTGGGTTTGGGCTGCGCCAAGGTGGAGTACGCGAAGGGCAAGCAGCGCTGCCGCCAGGAGGCCGAGTACCTCCGACACGAAGAGGTGCTGCGGCTGGACGACCAGCCCACAG aCTCTGATGGATCGGTCGTCTTGAGGCCTGGCAACAAATACGAGTACACCTTCGGGTTCGAGCTCCCCCAGCACGG GCAGCTGGTGTCGTCATACAAGGGGAAGTTTGGCTTTGTCCAGTACTACGTGAAGGCCCTGCTGGTGAGGCCACAGCAGGCCGTCCTCGAGTGCAAGAAACCCTTTGAGGTAGAGGAGCCTCTGGATGTCAACACCCCGGACCTGTTG TCTCCCACAGGTGgcatgaaggagaagaaagtcACCTGCATGTTCATCCCCGACGGCCAGGTGTCGCTGAACGCGAAAATCGACCGCCGCGGCTTCTGCGAAGGCGAGGACATCTGCATCAACGCCAAGTTCGAGAACACCTGCTCGCGCATCGTGGTGCCGAAGGCCGCCATCATCTCCAAACACACCTACCAGGCCAACGGCCGCACCAAGGTCTTCCGCCAGAAGCTGTCCTCGGTGCGCGGAAACCACATCATCTCCGGCATGTGTGACGCCTGGCAGGGAAAGACCATCAGGGTGCCGAAGATCAAACCGTCCATGCTGGGCTGCAACATCATCCGCGTGGAGTACGCTCTGATG ATTTACATCCACATCCCTGGCAGCGAGAAGCTGATCCTGGAGCTGCCCCTGGTCATCGGGACCGCCGGCTTGGGCAGCCGCAGCAACAGCGTGAGCAGCCAGGAGGGCTCGGTGAGCAACGCCTCCCAGAGCTGGGTGTCCCTCAGGATGCCCTCCGAGCCTCCCAGCTACTGCGACGTCACCCGCGACTGCCGCCTGGACCAGCCCCTCACGCCGCTGCTGGACGACTTTGACGGCGACGACAGCCCCATCTTCATGAACGCCCCAGCCTTCCAGTTCCCTCCACCTCCGGCGTACACGGAG gctGAGGAGGAGTACAATGGCAATGCTCGCATGCTGCCGGTCTGCTGA
- the chtopa gene encoding chromatin target of PRMT1a has translation MSAASSQKVVLKSTTKVSLNERFTNMLKNKQPSAVSIRATMQQQHLASARNRRLAQQMENRPSVQAALNHKQSLKQRLGKSNIQARLGRPVGALMRGGPAGGRGGMRGMTRGGLRGRARGGAMRGALSLRGKRVATGGPMRGRGSAGRLAMRRGVRHRGGAAGRGGPLSRGAARGGVARGRGGLRGRGGFASRGGRGRGRGRGVGRPNVTREQLDNQLDAYMSKTKGHLDAELDAYMAQADPDSME, from the exons ATGAGCGCAGCCTCCTCCCAAAAGGTTGTCCTGAAAAGCACCACCAAAGTGTCCCTGAATGAGCG CTTCACTAACATGCTGAAGAACAAGCAGCCCTCTGCGGTAAGCATTCGAGCCACCATGCAACAGCAGCATTTGGCCAGTGCCCGTAATCGCCGGCTGGCCCAGCAGATGGAGAACCGGCCTTCAGTGCAAGCTGCTCTGAATCACAAGCAG AGCCTGAAGCAGCGTCTGGGGAAGAGCAACATCCAGGCCAGGCTGGGCCGGCCTGTCGGGGCTCTGATGCGCGGAGGACCTGccggaggcagaggaggaatgCGGGGGATGACCAGGGGAGGCCTGCGAGGACGAGCCAGAGGAGGAGCAATGAGGGGAGCTCTCTCCCTGAGAG GGAAGCGAGTGGCTACAGGGGGCCCCATGCGAGGCCGTGGCTCTGCTGGCCGCCTGGCGATGCGCAGAGGAGTCCGCCACCGTGGAGGGGCAGCTGGCAGAGGGGGACCTCTGTCCAGAGGAGCAGCACGAGGGGGAGTAGCCAGAG GCCGCGGTGGACTGCGCGGGCGCGGCGGTTTCGCCAGTCGCGGAGGGCGCGGCCGCGGGCGGGGCAGAGGCGTCGGCCGGCCAAATGTGACCCGCGAGCAACTGGACAACCAGCTGGACGCCTACATGTCAAAGACCAAAGGTCACCTGGACGCCGAACTGGACGCCTACATGGCCCAGGCAGACCCAGACAGCATGGAGTGA